The Ptychodera flava strain L36383 chromosome 3, AS_Pfla_20210202, whole genome shotgun sequence region ATCACACGGCATTGGCCATTATTTCATTATTGAGTCACATATATTGCGAACAAAattgcatttatttattattagaGTTTTATGCATGATTCAATTTTGCTTAAATTGTACTTTTGGTGGTAGGTTTTGCATGATTATGTTTATCAAGCGCGGACAAGCATTACTTCCGCGTTACAGTGTTTTGAACAATCACCTTTGTATGTGGGTGTTTTACGTTGAATTCTTGCTCCGTCTCCCTTTCCTCTTTCTCTCGTGTAGTACTCTATAAAATATATTAACACTTGATAATACAAATCATGAATTTCCTGAACCGGTGGCATTGTTCAGTATTAACTTGAAGCCCCAGTCAATTGTCAGATTTatgtaatcaaaatatttattcgatatgaatttaaatggaaaacaatagaatgacaaactgttaatgggcagTTCACACATCCAGGACCAGGGATTGAGGCACTTTTAACTCAATAAATGGCCCCAGATTGATAAGATTACTGGTACAGAATAAtatctatttttttttccttgtgttCTCTTTTACAGATAATCGTAAGAGTAAAGCGTCAACCTCTGATGTGTGTTCCATATGTGAACCTGTTCTAACACAGGCAGCTGTCAGTTTTTTTACCATCCAACACTGGGGTAATGTGTTAAAGAAACGACAGAGTGCTCATCAGGAACCTGTAAAGTGTTCGAATAGGCAGTGGAGGAACATTGTCGAAGAAAATAGATGGATCCGGGGAAACCTGTTTGACCCAGCgggtaattatttattttgccaGCAGTGTATCATTGCTGTTTTGGATGTGTCTCGTCAGCGGCTGGCCAGTCAGAGAGACATCAAACGACAAGAATTCCTGAATCCTGTAGTACTGTTAACCAAAAGACATGTGACAAACGAGAAACTGGAAAAATATGTCCTCATTCCAGACAATTCCCTGCAGTGGGATGAATGGTGGGCCAGTCTTTCCAGTGATGATGAAGTGGAAGTGAGGCAATTTGCAGCTCGTCATGGTCTGGAAGGAAAAGTCTCCAACAATAGCAAAAACGATGTAAAGGAACAGTTCCTTGAATTTGTTGATGCAAATACCTACCAAACAGGACGTTCAGAATACAGTGCCAGCGATGGACCGTTATATTATTTTCTTCCTGTTTTTACACGTGTGTCTATCCCCAAAGTGTCAGAAAATAATTACAACACAAAATTGATGCAGTCTGTTGTGAGTGTATTTAACCAAACTCAACAACACTTAGGAAGAGAGACAGTGAGCAGCAAAGCAGCAGAGGGCTGGTTATCACAACACAGACCACGCCATTCAATTCAACCACACAAGTCTGACTATTGTAACACCTGCAAAGAGGTCAGTAaagaaatattaacaaaatccaCAACAGTACAAAGAATGAGAGAATCTGGAGGTGCGGAAGACAGTGAACTGGAAAGAGTGAAACTAGTTGTGGAAAGTCTAAAGAAACATTTGGCAGAACACAAAAAAGAAGCATCAGCAGCACAGCACTTCTACAAGAAATCATGTCAGCATGCCTTTGATCACCAAAAGAAAATACAAGAATGTGAAGAGACAATGGGAACGCATGAAGAAGAAATTCAGCTGTTAGAGATGAAGACAGACTATATTGCTTGCTATAGCTTTGATTACAAAATGGTGATCACACTTCCACAGTGGCATTTAACACCCCAACCAGCCATGTCATACTATAAAATGAAATTGTGTGTAGATGAAGCTGCTGTCATCCAGCATAACTCTGGCAAGGCCTACACATACATCTTTGATGAAAGATTTGGACCAAAGAACAGCAGTCATActctgtcaattttaagtcaccACATCAACAACCTAGACACTTCCTGGATTACCAAAGTCATGGTATTCATGGACAATGCTCCAAGTACCAACAAGAACACATGGCTTGTGTGTTGGATTAAAGAAATGATGCTCAAGTaagttacatgtacacatattgAATTCACTGTTCATTGGTAAAACTCATTTTACAGGAGAGATTGACAAAAAAGTTAGATGACATTTGTGCGAAAACACCCACATTTAATAATCTAGATAATGCAGATGACGGTGATCATACTCACAAAGTAAAGGATAATAAAATACAGAATGTTTTGCTGAATGATAAAAAATACgccaatatttttttgaaacttgaagTTTTGTTCATTAGACTGAATATGTAAATTGCAATTGCGAAATTGCACCAAACTTTTCTTGTACATGAAATCTACCTTGGATACAAATTATTAGGAAATGTCTTGCTGATAAAGTTTACAGTCATGTTAAAGCTTTACCTCAAGATAGTTAAGTTTAATCATCAGTATAATCAATTAACCCATGGACTTTTGGTTTCAGACATGAAACACTTCAGTATCTTCGGATTTGTTTCCTGCAAGCTGGACATTCTAAATCAATGCCAGATTGGGTGTTTGCCAGCATATCATCAACAATGAAGAAACAAGACATGTTCACCGTCAGAGATGTGCAAGATATATCTTCACCATATAGTGAAGCTAAGGTAACTTTGTCGTATTACTGCATACATGCATATCTACTATGAGAAGCCTGGTCACTAATGATTTAATCTTACttgacaaatatacaaattacaacTTAATCTTAATTCATGGCAGAGTAACTACATTGACCATTTTGGTCTACTTTTCCTTTCTGCTCCCATACCTCCAAGTCAAAGAGCATCAAAAGTCAAATACTGattaaattccaaaataaatGGTCTTCATAGCTGTTCTAGTGTGCTTTACTATAAATTTGTAAGATGCATCTAAATGAGCTTGCGATAACTCAACATATTATGAAGCCATTGTCTGACACACACAACTGGTGCATGATGATTTATTGTATGCAGGAAAGATGAGCACTTCCTCAAATCAGTCCCCAGCAGGCAATATTACTTTCAATGTCAGTATTTCCACTATACTGTTTGGCACAAtctcagccaatcacaagttCAGAATTATTCGCGAGTTGTAATAAAATGATATCACTCACCTTGTATCAGGTCATCAAGttctttcattttaatgacaacagattgtttgtttattttatttcaataataGATTCTGTGTGATACTGATTTTAATGATTGGAGAAAGTTCCTGCGT contains the following coding sequences:
- the LOC139130114 gene encoding uncharacterized protein codes for the protein MENLDPSTSLASSQTSSQDPEYVPEECDSPDRVGTYFQGVSRSSYTLRPDLTRQLTRRDCEFDDNRKSKASTSDVCSICEPVLTQAAVSFFTIQHWGNVLKKRQSAHQEPVKCSNRQWRNIVEENRWIRGNLFDPAGNYLFCQQCIIAVLDVSRQRLASQRDIKRQEFLNPVVLLTKRHVTNEKLEKYVLIPDNSLQWDEWWASLSSDDEVEVRQFAARHGLEGKVSNNSKNDVKEQFLEFVDANTYQTGRSEYSASDGPLYYFLPVFTRVSIPKVSENNYNTKLMQSVVSVFNQTQQHLGRETVSSKAAEGWLSQHRPRHSIQPHKSDYCNTCKEVSKEILTKSTTVQRMRESGGAEDSELERVKLVVESLKKHLAEHKKEASAAQHFYKKSCQHAFDHQKKIQECEETMGTHEEEIQLLEMKTDYIACYSFDYKMVITLPQWHLTPQPAMSYYKMKLCVDEAAVIQHNSGKAYTYIFDERFGPKNSSHTLSILSHHINNLDTSWITKVMVFMDNAPSTNKNTWLVCWIKEMMLKHETLQYLRICFLQAGHSKSMPDWVFASISSTMKKQDMFTVRDVQDISSPYSEAKILCDTDFNDWRKFLRDKYGNVVVHGIGTYHDIRGERQHGQIVVMAREELDSGTWQDITPEVVFERAAIQNITPRLISAEKVKQLREMCDRFVPNEHCIDFLPTLPENTECDISPAITDQHGSSSAAIGKQHMKSLKNLGDINLDSCLTNRKIHVYL